Genomic DNA from Nitrosarchaeum koreense MY1:
TGACCACATTTCACACATGCTACTTTGAATCCATCATCATTTTTTTGCCAAGTTTCACAGCCACAAAAACATGCCATGTGTCATATAATCTTCAATACGATATATCCTTTGGGATCATTCGGAGATTTATTTCTAAGATGTTTTACAGCATTCGCCCATTGGAATCTCATGATCATGAGGACATTTTCTTGGATGCTTTAACATGGTACAAAGTGCATCTGTAAATTGTTTGTTCATATGATGTTCAATTCCACACACCATCTCCTCATCAATTGCAACTTTTAATGCACTGTCCATCAAAACTTCCAACAGTCTACTGTTTCTCATCATGCTGGAACCGATTCTTTCTCCATCTTGGGTTAGTGTTACACCTGCTTTGTTATAGTTTACAAGATTTTTCTCATTTAATTTTTTGAGCATTTGTACAACACTTGGCTGTCTGACGTTGAGCATCTTTGCAATTGTAGATATCTTGACATCTTCTCCTCTCTCTTTTATGTGCCAAATTGCCTTGAGATACATTTCGACATGTTCAGCTTCTGCTGTTCCTACAAAAAGAATTTCATCATTTTCATCATTTACTGCGTCCATACTATACCACCTTTGAATCTTTTAATAAATATTCAAAGTATTGCCTTGCAAATCCTGCCAATCCTGTATGATCTGCCCAAATTGCAACTAGATCTGGAGTATTCATTGCTCCCATCTCTGGACCCAATAAAATTACGACATATCTGTTATCTGAAATTATTCCTCCACCAAAGAGTCCTTTTTTGATTTTTACAGTTGCAACTCTGCTTATTGCCTTGAGTGACTCTTTGTCCATTTTATCTGAAGTTAATATTTTGATGTCCACCCCTTTATCGTGTAATGCTCTTAGTTTTGGTAATGCTTGTCTGACTAACTCTTGTCCTGCTTCAGGTAATGCAATCATTACTTCATTTCTGCAAGATTCAACCATCTCCAAAATTTTTGAAGCGATATTTATTGCACCAGATAATACCCATATGTCTGGCCTTTCACTGGTTCCACTTTTTTCATACAACGGAACAAGCTCGTTTAAAATAATATTTTGATTTTGTAAAAAATCATTTTGCATCTTTTGTTTTGTAGTCTCCAACCCCGTAGATGGAGATTTTGCAAAGTATTTTGTTGGTCTGGAATCATCAGAGCCAATCCAGCCTTTCTCTTCTAGTGTCCCTAAAACCTCATAAATTTTTGAATAAGGAACACCTGACTTTTGACTAAGATCAGAGGCCGTCAATTCACCCGTTTCAAGTAACGATGCAAATGTCCTCGTTTCATAACTAGTAAGACCAATTTTTTCTAGAGCCTTTCTTGTCTTATCAGTTATGTTCATGCGATCTAATCGTTAAGTTTTGATATTTAAACCAGTCACGCCTGATTACTAAATTCCATACGGGGCCAAGTAGGTAATGCATTATATAGCATTTCAGAAAAGTTGCCAATGTAAGCATGGCATTAATTCAGATTTCCAATCAGTCAAGTAAAAGTCTAGGCAAAAAATCAACTATTAGATTCACTCAAAGCATATGTCCTGACTGTAACATGATATTAGATGCAGAAGTCTTTGAGCGAGACGACAAGGTCTACATGTCAAAGATTTGCCCAACTCACGGTGAATGTGAGGAATTATACTTTGGATCATATCAAATGTACAAGAAATTCAGTACATACTGGGTAGACGGTAAAGGCGCTCATGCTCCAAACGTAATGATTGACAAATGTTCATGTCCAAATAACTGTGGATTGTGCTCAAATCACCTATCACACAGTGGATTGGCAAACATGATTGTAACTAACAGATGTGATTTGACATGCTGGTATTGCTTCTTTTATGTAAAGAAAGGCCTTGAAGGCGCTTACATGTATGAACCTGATCATACACAAGTAAGAGGAATGATGAAGACACTAAAGGCCGAAAGACCAATTCCAGGTAACTCTATTCAGATTACTGGTGGTGAGCCAATGCTTAGAGAAGATATTGCTGATGTTATTAAAATAATGAAAGAAGAAGGCGTTGACCATGTCCAGATGAATACCAATGGTATTAGACATGCAATGGATCCAGAAGCTGCAAGAGAAGTCAGACTAGCTGGATGTAACAACTTATATCTTTCTTTTGATGGTGTAACTGCAAGAACAAATCCAAAGAATCACTGGGAAATTCCATATGCCCTTGATAGCTGCAGAAAGACCGGAACAACTGTAGTATTTGTTCCAACTGTAATTAAATCCATTAATGATCATGAATTAGGTGGAATTATTCGTTATGCGCAAAAGAACATGGATGTAGTTCACGCTGTTAACTTCCAACCTGTATCACTAACTGGTAGAATGGGTAAAGGTGAACGTGAAAAATATAGAATTACAGTTCCAGATTGCATTCAAAGAATTGAAGAGCAGACAAATGGTGAGGTAACTGTTGATGACTGGTTCCCAGTACCAAGCTGTATGCCACTAACTAATGTAATTGAGGCATTTTCTAGTAAACCAAAATATGAATTATCTATCCACTTTGCTTGTGGTGCAGGAACATACATCTTTGAAGACGCAGAGACAAAGAAATTTGTTCCACTAACTAAGTTCTGTGACATTCAAGGAATGCTTGAACTATTTGAGGATAAAGCAGAAGAGATTCGTTCTGGTAAAAACAAGTACTTTACAATGCTTGAAGTTGTAAGAAAACTCAAGGGATTCGTTGATACAAAGAAGCAACCAGCAGGACTAGACTTGGCAAAGATGTTTGGCAATATTCTAATGAAGAGATCATTTGAGTCAATTGGCTCATGGCATGTCAAAGGATTGTTCTTGGGTATGATGCACTTCCAAGACAAGTACAACGAAGACTTGGAAAGACTCCAAAGATGTGATATTCATTATTTGACTCCTGATCTTAGAATAGTTCCATTCTGTGCATTTAATGTAATTCCAGAATGGTACAGAGACAGAATTCAAAAGAAATATTCCATTACTGTAGAAGAATGGGAACAAAGAGAAGGCGTCAAACTAGAAGACGGTTTGTATCGTGGTCTGATGAGACGTGGAGCAGGTGATGAACTTGCTGCTGGCTGTGCAAAGAGTCAGATGTTCCATGACGCTGCTCAGGCAACAATGTAAATCTTAGACCTTAAATTATCTAAAACTAATTTTGTTTTGTGAAGATTCTCTTTATCTCTCCAAGATATGAAGGAGGTATTGGAGGTCATGCATTTAGGGTAGCAGAAAAATTGCGTGAATCTGGATTTGATGTAAAGTTAATGCATGTCCCACATGTTCCAATAAAAAATTTGAAAAATCCAAGTTTTGCAATTTTTGGTATGATAAAGGCAATATTTGACAGAGAAAAATATGATGTTGTACATGCATGGAATGTTCCATCTGCATTTGTGATGAAGTTTGTAAAAGCAAAAAAGAAAGTTCTTTCAGTTCATGGGATTTATTCAGAACAGGTAGACGTATTGCATTCTACTGCCACAAGTAGTATGGTTAGTAATGCAGAGTCTAAAGTTTTGAAATTTGCAGATGTTCTTACAACTGATTCAAAATCTGTTCAAAAAACATACAAAGAAAAACTGAATCTTGACTTTGTGTATCTTCCAGCACCGTTAGATATTAAAAAATTTAATGAAATTCCAGACGTAAAAAAAATTGAGAATCAAATTGCCTATGTTGGGCGAGACAGCTTTGAGAAAGGAACTGATATTTTACGAAATATAGAACCGCAAATTAAAGGCAAAATAGTTTACTGTACAAACATGTCCTGGGTTGAGGCTATGAAAAATCTCAAGGCATCTTTTGTTCTAGTTGTTCCTTCAAGAATGGAGAGCTTACCACAATCAATTAAGGAAGCGTTTTTTTTAAAAATTCCAGTAATAGCTACAAATGTTGGAGACATTCCTGAAGTGATTAAAAACAATGAAACAGGAATAATTGTTCCACCAAACGATCCGCAATTGTTACTTGATGCAATTAATTCATTATTGGAAGACAAAGACAAGGCATCAACAATGGCAGAACATGCATATGACTTTATAATGGAAAATTTTACTTGGGAGAAATTAATCTCCAAATACACTGATTTTTATAAAAATTTATCTTAGATAAAAAATTTTGATAATCCATTTTTTAATTCCATAGAATACTTCCATTTTAATACAGATTCAGTCAAGTTGGTATCTGCCTGACTAGACTGTACATCACCATCCAGTGCATTTTCATACTGTATCTCTAGTTTCAAACCTGATAATTCGATCATTATTTTTGCAAGATGCTCAATTGATGTTGTAATGCCTGTACCAATATTAAAAAATCCGTTATTTACATTGCTTTGCATAGCAGCTATGTTTGCACGTGCAACATCTTCAACAAAAATAAAATCTCTTAATTGTGTACCTGTGCCAAAAATTATTGGAGATTTTTTTTCTTTTAACCTGTTGAGGAATTTTGTAATTACGCCGGCGTATGAACCAGTTTGCCCTTCCCCATAGACATTAAAATATCTGAGGCCAATAATGGATACATTATCTTTGGAATATTTTTCAGCAAGAAACTCGTCGTCTAATTTTGTTTTTCCATATGGGTTAATCGGATTACGTTCGCTATTCTCTTGTATTGGAATTTTTTTTGGATTTCCATATACACTTGAACTGCTTGCATAAACTACTTTCAAGTTAAACTCTTTTGCAATTCTAAATATGTTTTCAGTTCCTTTTACATTGACATCGTTGTATTCTTGTTGTTTTGTAAATGATTCTTGTACATCGGTAAGTGCAGCTTCATGAAATATTCCGTCAAAATTTTTTATTATGTCTCTGAGTTGACCAAAATCTCTTATGTCAATTTTATGAAATTCAACATCAAGTGATGAAATTCTGTCAATTTTTCCTCGATATAGACTATCAATTACAACTGGAGTGTGATTTTGCTTGAGGAGTTGTCTTACTATGTTGTTTCCGATAAACCCTGCTCCTCCAATTACTGCAAATTTCATGTCGTCGCTAAAATTTTCCAATCTTTAAATCTTCATCATTAATAAAACTAAAAAACAAGTAAATTATGTGAAGTTGTAAGTCAGAAATGAAAAATGTTCTAGAAATGAGCGAATCTGAGTTCAATAATAGCATTCAATCAGGATCACTCAAAATATGTGTAATTGGAATTGGAAGAATAGGTCTCCCTACAGCATTATCGTTTGCCAATTCTGGTCTGTCTACTATCGGTCTTGATATCAACTCTGAACTAGTTGATATGGTTAATCAAGGTGAATTTCCATTAAAGGACGAACCTGGATATCCTACAATATTTGAAAAAGTTTTAAAAGAAAAAAAATTCACTGCAACTACTAAAATTCAAGATGCTGTTCCTCAGTCAGATGTAATAGTTTTATCATTGCCTACACCAATGGATAAACAAAATGTACCAAATTATGATGCTTTACGTTTAGTAGGAAGACAACTTCATGAATTTTTATCTTCAGGCTCTATTGTAATTGTTGAAAGTACAATTGAACCAGGTTTTATTGAGAATGAACTAAAATCAATAATAGAAGGAAATGATCTCAAATTAACAGCAGGAAAAAATTTTGGTATAGGAGTATGTCCAGAAACTGCAAACCCTGGACAAATTCTTAATGACTTTGAGAGATTGCCTCGATTAGTTGGTGCAATAGACCAAAGAACACATAATATAATAAAAAAAATCTACAAACATGTTTTTACTGTAGACTTGATTTCAATGCCTGACTGTAAAACAGCAAATGCCGTAAAATTAACAACAAATGTTTTTCGCGATCTAAACATTGCGTTTATCAATGAGCTGGCATTAATCTTTGAAAAATCTGGAATAGATATCATGACCGTTTTAGAAGCTGCAAAAACAAAATATAATTTCCAAGTTCATTATCCTGGAGCTGGAGTTGGTGGACCATGTCTTCCTGTAAACTCTTATCAAATGATAAATTTTGCAAAAACCTTTGGCTTTGATAACTTTTCAATTGTTGAAACAGGAAGAAGAATTAATGAATCAATGCCAGATCATGTAATTGAACTTTTGAAAGATGCTTTTAGCGAATCTTGTACAGACATAAAACAGTCAACAATATTGATTTTAGGCGTAACATACAAACCAGATATAAAAGATGTTCAATTAACTCCTGCTGAACCAATTATTTCAAAATTACACCAATTAGGTTCTAATGTAAAAATATATGATCCGTACTTTAAGAATTCAACTTTATTTGGAATAAACTGTGAATCAAATCTTGTAGAATCTTTGAAGCAATCTGATGCATTAATTGTGGTTACAGCTCATAAAGAATTCCATGATCTAGAACCAGCATTCTTAAAATCAACTCTGAAATCTCCAGTGGTAATTGATTCTAGATGTATAATTAATCAATTTGATGCAAAAAATGCAGGATTGATTTATCGTGGAGTTGGACGTGGAAAACTCTAATTCGAAATTAGCTCTTAATTCAATCAAAAATATTCTTACTCTTAGATACAATCCAACAAAAAAATCAAAATTTGCCAAAAAAACTTGGAAAGATTTTGTTGAAAAACCGCTTGTTACATCTCCAGAAATAGTAGAAAACTTGATCTGTTCAAACATCCATAAAACAATTAGAAATTCTACAAATACAAAAACGTCAATTGCTCTTAGTAGCGGAGTTGATTCTACACTTGTTTTGGCACTATTAAAAAAAACATGTTCAGATGTAAAAATTAATGCAATCTCAATTAGATTTGAGGACAGTGTTGATGAATCAAGATACGCTGCAAAGATTGCATCAAAATTTGACATAGATCATAATATTGTATATGTTGAAAATTATCTCAAAGAGTTACCACATGCAATTAGTATTATTAAACACCCGTTTTGGGATTTACACTGGTATCATGTTGTAAAAAAAGCAAAAACTCTAGGGAAATTACTAGTATCAGGAGATGGTGGCGATGAATTATTTGGGGGCTATACATTCAGATACAAAAAATTTCTCTCTCTAACTGCAAAAAACTCATCTCCAATTGATAAAGTCAAAGCATATCTACAATGCCATGAAAGAGATTGGGTAGAAGACCAAGCAGACATATTTGGTAAAAAACTTGGTTTTAATTGGAATCATATCTACAAACAATTTTTACCATATTT
This window encodes:
- a CDS encoding metal-dependent transcriptional regulator; amino-acid sequence: MDAVNDENDEILFVGTAEAEHVEMYLKAIWHIKERGEDVKISTIAKMLNVRQPSVVQMLKKLNEKNLVNYNKAGVTLTQDGERIGSSMMRNSRLLEVLMDSALKVAIDEEMVCGIEHHMNKQFTDALCTMLKHPRKCPHDHEIPMGECCKTS
- a CDS encoding TrmB family transcriptional regulator, with protein sequence MNITDKTRKALEKIGLTSYETRTFASLLETGELTASDLSQKSGVPYSKIYEVLGTLEEKGWIGSDDSRPTKYFAKSPSTGLETTKQKMQNDFLQNQNIILNELVPLYEKSGTSERPDIWVLSGAINIASKILEMVESCRNEVMIALPEAGQELVRQALPKLRALHDKGVDIKILTSDKMDKESLKAISRVATVKIKKGLFGGGIISDNRYVVILLGPEMGAMNTPDLVAIWADHTGLAGFARQYFEYLLKDSKVV
- the tes gene encoding tetraether lipid synthase Tes, giving the protein MALIQISNQSSKSLGKKSTIRFTQSICPDCNMILDAEVFERDDKVYMSKICPTHGECEELYFGSYQMYKKFSTYWVDGKGAHAPNVMIDKCSCPNNCGLCSNHLSHSGLANMIVTNRCDLTCWYCFFYVKKGLEGAYMYEPDHTQVRGMMKTLKAERPIPGNSIQITGGEPMLREDIADVIKIMKEEGVDHVQMNTNGIRHAMDPEAAREVRLAGCNNLYLSFDGVTARTNPKNHWEIPYALDSCRKTGTTVVFVPTVIKSINDHELGGIIRYAQKNMDVVHAVNFQPVSLTGRMGKGEREKYRITVPDCIQRIEEQTNGEVTVDDWFPVPSCMPLTNVIEAFSSKPKYELSIHFACGAGTYIFEDAETKKFVPLTKFCDIQGMLELFEDKAEEIRSGKNKYFTMLEVVRKLKGFVDTKKQPAGLDLAKMFGNILMKRSFESIGSWHVKGLFLGMMHFQDKYNEDLERLQRCDIHYLTPDLRIVPFCAFNVIPEWYRDRIQKKYSITVEEWEQREGVKLEDGLYRGLMRRGAGDELAAGCAKSQMFHDAAQATM
- a CDS encoding glycosyltransferase family 4 protein, with translation MKILFISPRYEGGIGGHAFRVAEKLRESGFDVKLMHVPHVPIKNLKNPSFAIFGMIKAIFDREKYDVVHAWNVPSAFVMKFVKAKKKVLSVHGIYSEQVDVLHSTATSSMVSNAESKVLKFADVLTTDSKSVQKTYKEKLNLDFVYLPAPLDIKKFNEIPDVKKIENQIAYVGRDSFEKGTDILRNIEPQIKGKIVYCTNMSWVEAMKNLKASFVLVVPSRMESLPQSIKEAFFLKIPVIATNVGDIPEVIKNNETGIIVPPNDPQLLLDAINSLLEDKDKASTMAEHAYDFIMENFTWEKLISKYTDFYKNLS
- a CDS encoding NAD-dependent epimerase/dehydratase family protein, encoding MKFAVIGGAGFIGNNIVRQLLKQNHTPVVIDSLYRGKIDRISSLDVEFHKIDIRDFGQLRDIIKNFDGIFHEAALTDVQESFTKQQEYNDVNVKGTENIFRIAKEFNLKVVYASSSSVYGNPKKIPIQENSERNPINPYGKTKLDDEFLAEKYSKDNVSIIGLRYFNVYGEGQTGSYAGVITKFLNRLKEKKSPIIFGTGTQLRDFIFVEDVARANIAAMQSNVNNGFFNIGTGITTSIEHLAKIMIELSGLKLEIQYENALDGDVQSSQADTNLTESVLKWKYSMELKNGLSKFFI
- a CDS encoding nucleotide sugar dehydrogenase translates to MSESEFNNSIQSGSLKICVIGIGRIGLPTALSFANSGLSTIGLDINSELVDMVNQGEFPLKDEPGYPTIFEKVLKEKKFTATTKIQDAVPQSDVIVLSLPTPMDKQNVPNYDALRLVGRQLHEFLSSGSIVIVESTIEPGFIENELKSIIEGNDLKLTAGKNFGIGVCPETANPGQILNDFERLPRLVGAIDQRTHNIIKKIYKHVFTVDLISMPDCKTANAVKLTTNVFRDLNIAFINELALIFEKSGIDIMTVLEAAKTKYNFQVHYPGAGVGGPCLPVNSYQMINFAKTFGFDNFSIVETGRRINESMPDHVIELLKDAFSESCTDIKQSTILILGVTYKPDIKDVQLTPAEPIISKLHQLGSNVKIYDPYFKNSTLFGINCESNLVESLKQSDALIVVTAHKEFHDLEPAFLKSTLKSPVVIDSRCIINQFDAKNAGLIYRGVGRGKL
- a CDS encoding asparagine synthase C-terminal domain-containing protein yields the protein MENSNSKLALNSIKNILTLRYNPTKKSKFAKKTWKDFVEKPLVTSPEIVENLICSNIHKTIRNSTNTKTSIALSSGVDSTLVLALLKKTCSDVKINAISIRFEDSVDESRYAAKIASKFDIDHNIVYVENYLKELPHAISIIKHPFWDLHWYHVVKKAKTLGKLLVSGDGGDELFGGYTFRYKKFLSLTAKNSSPIDKVKAYLQCHERDWVEDQADIFGKKLGFNWNHIYKQFLPYFDNPLHRLSQVFLADFNGKLLYNWIPLNTSFYDYFKVKPITPLLSKETIQYTTHLPINLKYNLKTDTGKLLLREILHEYSLDKLLIKKKQGFSIDTMNLWKSYGYDLCDYYLSDARIVQSKWINKDWIEKHFDKNNIDIRYVNKFLGLLALEIWYRIFITKEMKPTTVLS